Within the Pseudomonadota bacterium genome, the region TCGCCAAGAGAGTCGGGGACGTCAGCGAGGACCCGCGCCTCATCGTCGCCGGGATCGCGGGCGACATGATCGTGGACGCGGACGTCTTCGCACTCAAGGCCGCCTGGAAACGGCCGCTCGCCCCCGAGGAGGTGCGCTGATGGCACGCGTCGTTCGCGCGATGGTGCTCGCCGGCAACGGCATCAACTGCGAGATGGAGACCGCCCACGCCTGCCGGCTCGCCGGCGCGGATCGGGTCGAGATCACCTACATCTGGGATCTCGCGTCCGGCAACGCCTCGCTCGCGGGGTGCGATCTCCTGTGCCTGCCCGGCGGCTTCCTCGACGGCGACGATCTCGGCTCGGCGCGCGCGTCCGCCATCCGGCTGCGCCACACGCGGGTCGCGGGCGGCTCGCTGCTCGAGCAGATCGGCGCCTTCGTCGACGGCGGCGGCCTCATGATCGGGATCTGCAACGGCTTCCAGCTCATGGTGAAGCTCGGCCTCCTGCCCTCCCTCGACGGGGCGCGCGGGGCCCAGACCGCGACCCTCACCTGGAACGACTCGGGCCGCTTCGAGTGCCGCTGGGTGACGCTCGCGGTCGATCCGGAGTCGCCCTGCGTCTTCACGCGCGGCCTCGCCCGCCTCGAGCTGCCGGTGCGCCACGGCGAGGGCAAGATCGTCGCCGCGGCCGACGTCATGGAGAGGATCCGGTCCGCGCGCCAGGCGCCGCTCTGCTACGTCGATCCTGCGACCGGTGCCCCGACCGAGGCGTACCCGCTGAACCCGAACGGCAGCCCCCACGGGATCGCCGCGCTCACGGATCCGACCGGGCGGCTCCTGGGCCTGATGCCGCACCCGGAGGCGTTCCTGCACCGCACGAACCACCCGCGGTGGACGCGCGAGGAACGGCCCGAGGAGGGCGACGGCCTCGCCCTGTTCCGCAACGCGGTGGAGGTCATCCGGAAGGGTTGACCCGAATTACGCCCCCGCGCCGTCTATCCGTGTGGGAGCCGAATCGCACGACAAGGGAGGTCTCGAGATGCGCACGACCAAGCTGCTCGCTCTTTCGACAGCGCTCGCGCTCGCCGCCACGCTGGCCGCGGCGTGCCACGACGACGACGACGACGGGCTCGGCAACAACACGGGGTCGCCGTGCGAGACCGCGGACGAGTGCTTCCCGGACGTCGTCGACGGCGGGCTCATCGGCGATCCGGTGTGCCTGGACCGCGTCGAGGACGGCTACTGCACGCACACCTGCACGGACGACGCGGACTGCTGCGCCGCGGAGGGCGAGTGCTCGAACGACTTCGACCAGGTCTGCGCGCCGTTCGAGTCCACGGACGACTACTACTGCTTCCTGAGCTGCGAGACGCTGCCGGAGGGCTACGAGGACGAGAACGCCTTCTGCCAGGAGTTCGCGCACTCCGAGTTCATCTGCCGCTCCACGGGCGGCGGCTCCGACAACCGCAAGGTCTGCGTGCCGTGACCTGCCCCCTCGGTCCCCCTCCCGACACGGGAGGGGGAGGCATCAGATCCGTTCTTTCCCAGATCGGTCCGGCTGCTCCCCTTCCCGCATCGGGAAGGGGCCGGGGGATAGGTCTTCAGCGCAGCGATTTGCCGGCGGCCTTGGCGGCCTCGTACCGAAGCTTCTCCTCGGCGGCCCTCTTGCGAATCGGCTCCGGCACCGACGCGGCGAGCTCGACCTTCCACGCGCCGCCCCGCCGGACGAACGCGATCCGCGCCTGCCCGGCCGCCACGACGGCCCGATCCCCGTCCATCGACGTCGTCCACCTGCCCTGCTGCGTCGCGAGCGCGCCGACGACGAACCCGACGTAGAGATCGCCCGTGAACTCGTCGTAGGCGCCGAGGTCGGAGACGAGCTGCGCGACGGCGCCCCTGTCCACTGGCGCGCTCCGCTCCTCCTCCGTGAACGACTCCGGCTGCCGGCCGAGCAGGCCGTGCAGCGCGAGCAGATCCTCCGCTGCCGCGCGCGGACCGGCCGCACCCTCCTCGCCGCCGCGCTGGCAGGCTCCGGCCGCGGCGAGCGCGACGAAAGCGGCGACAACGGCGGCATTTCGCGCGATCACGTTTGGCCTCGCATCCGGCTCCTCACGGGACACCTGTCGGCGAGCTCCCCCCGGGCGAACGCCGCCACGGCGCGCGGGTAGAGGCGCCGCTCCGCCTCCTGGACCCTCGCCGCGAGATCGTCCGGGGTGTCGCCCGGCGCGACGGCGACCTCCTCCTGCGCGACGATCGGCCCGTGATCGTACTGCGCGTCGACGAAGTGCACCGTGGCGCCGGTCGTGCGCGCCCCGGACGCGAGCACCGCCTCGTGGACGCGGTGACCGTAGAGCCCCTCGCCGCCGAACGCGGGCAGGAGCGCCGGGTGGACGTTCATCGCCGGCCAGCGATCAAGCACGGGCGCGTCGAGCCGCGTCATGAAGCCGGCCAGCACGACGAGGTCGGGCGAGAAACGGGACAGGAGCTCGGCGAGCGCGGCCGAGTACGCCGTCCCGTCGAACGCCCCGCCCCGCCTGAAAGGCTTGCGGCCGAGCACGTGCACCTCGAGCCCGAGCGCGCGCGCCCGCTCTACCCCGAGGGCGTCCGATCGGCTCGACACGACCACCGCGATCTCGGCCGGCACCTCGCCGCGGAGGATGTGCTCCTGAAGGTTGACCATGGTGGAACCGGCGCCGGAGAGCAGCACCGCGAGGCGGCAGGGCCGTGAGGGCATCTAGTCGCTCAGCACGACGACGATGGCGTCGCCGCCGACGTACTCCCTGGGCTTGATCTCGATAGGGTTGCCGTCGTTGTAGTCGCCGTGGGCGACCACGTTCCCGTCGGCGTCCAAGCCGTCGATCGCGATCGTGTAGTTGTTCCAACTCACGTCCTCGACGATGTATTTCTGACCGTTGTCCTCGTCGTAGCAGGGCGCCACCTCGTCCGCGATGGAGATGTCGACATCCTCGACATCGTAATCCGTGCAGGTGTAGCCGATCTCCTCGAATCCCCAACGAACCTCGACCGTGGCCTTGCCGACCTCGAGCGCGAACTTGTACCCTTTGGCGAGCTCCGCCTTCGAAGGGGCCTTGATCTCCGCCTCGGCCTGGTAATACGGCAGCGGCTCGTCGTCCTCCTCGAGCTGCGCCATCGCGTTGACCCGCACCCAGTATTTGCCGCGCTTCAGCCCCTCGATCGTGTAAGAGAAGTCGCTGCAATCTGCCTCGATACTCTGGATTGTCGTCTCTGAATCCTCGTCCTCATAGACGTCGATCCGGACCTTCGCGAACTCGAGTGTGCCCACGGTCCCCACGCCGGGGTTCGCCGTGCACACGTCCGCGCCGGCGATCTGCCAGAAAATGTCGACGTCGTACTTCTTGTTGTCCTCGCTGTCGCAACCGGCGCAGGTCGCCCACGCGAGCGCGCCGATGATCACGGCCATCAACACATTGCGGCTCATGTCTACCCCTCCTCGAGAGAGCGCCCGGCCCTCCAATACGGTTTCATCATACTGACACAGCGGCCCAAACGTAAATTTATGTCACCCTCACTTTCCCTTCGGGCTCTCGTTCAGCCGCTGCGCCTCCCGGAACGCCTCGAGGATCTTCGGCGACGTGGTGATGGGCGAGAGCTCCATGTCCGGCTGCTTCGCGAGCGCCTCGCGGAACACCGCGACGGCGGCCGGCCGGTCCCCGAACGCGACGTACGCCGAGGCCAGGTACTTGAAGACCCCGATCTGCTGCGGGACCGTCAGTTTGCCCGTCCCGAGGAGGCGCTCCGCCTCGGCCACGGTGTGGACGTACCTCCCCGCGACGTAGTCCTCGCGCAGCTTCGCGATGGCGAGCGCGGCCTCCGCCTGGAACGCCTTGTCCTCGGCGGTGGGATCCGGCCCCTCGGCGGCCGTGATGCTGGACTCGGCCTCGTCGGTGAACTCGACGCTGACGAGCGGCACCAGCAGCGCGTCGCCCCGGCTCAGCGACCGCTTCTTCTTGAACAGGTTGTAGCCGTGCAGCCACGACGCGGAGAACGCCTCGCCCAGGTACTGCTTCGCCACGCTCTTGAGCGTCTCGTCGGGCGCGAGGACGTACAGCAGCTGGTACGGCACCTTCACGACCTGCCCCTCGGCGAGGGCGCTCGCCTCCTCGGCGCCGTTCATCTCCGCGAGGTGCTTGCCGCGGCGGGGGGACCCCAGGTACCTGTCGGCGAGCGTCTCCCAGGTCTCCCCGGCGACGACGCGGTGGTACGTGACCTCAGGGATGTTCACGCGCTCGCCCTCGAGCAGGCGCCCGTCGTCCGGGTGGAGGAAGCCGTTCGCGGCGCGGATCACCATCGAGCGCGAGACCGAGCCGTAGTAGCGCATGGCGAGCTGATCCAGCGTCTCGCCCGCCCTGGCGACGTGCTCGTGAGCGCGGGCCGCAGGAGTGGCCGCGAGGAGCGCCGCCGCGAGGACGAGCCCGATGGCGCGCGCGCCCGTCACCGCCCGCCCCCCTTGGAGCCCTGGTCGACGGACAGCTGCTCGACGAGC harbors:
- a CDS encoding phosphoribosylformylglycinamidine synthase subunit PurQ; this translates as MARVVRAMVLAGNGINCEMETAHACRLAGADRVEITYIWDLASGNASLAGCDLLCLPGGFLDGDDLGSARASAIRLRHTRVAGGSLLEQIGAFVDGGGLMIGICNGFQLMVKLGLLPSLDGARGAQTATLTWNDSGRFECRWVTLAVDPESPCVFTRGLARLELPVRHGEGKIVAAADVMERIRSARQAPLCYVDPATGAPTEAYPLNPNGSPHGIAALTDPTGRLLGLMPHPEAFLHRTNHPRWTREERPEEGDGLALFRNAVEVIRKG
- the purN gene encoding phosphoribosylglycinamide formyltransferase, which encodes MPSRPCRLAVLLSGAGSTMVNLQEHILRGEVPAEIAVVVSSRSDALGVERARALGLEVHVLGRKPFRRGGAFDGTAYSAALAELLSRFSPDLVVLAGFMTRLDAPVLDRWPAMNVHPALLPAFGGEGLYGHRVHEAVLASGARTTGATVHFVDAQYDHGPIVAQEEVAVAPGDTPDDLAARVQEAERRLYPRAVAAFARGELADRCPVRSRMRGQT
- a CDS encoding LysM peptidoglycan-binding domain-containing protein, translating into MTGARAIGLVLAAALLAATPAARAHEHVARAGETLDQLAMRYYGSVSRSMVIRAANGFLHPDDGRLLEGERVNIPEVTYHRVVAGETWETLADRYLGSPRRGKHLAEMNGAEEASALAEGQVVKVPYQLLYVLAPDETLKSVAKQYLGEAFSASWLHGYNLFKKKRSLSRGDALLVPLVSVEFTDEAESSITAAEGPDPTAEDKAFQAEAALAIAKLREDYVAGRYVHTVAEAERLLGTGKLTVPQQIGVFKYLASAYVAFGDRPAAVAVFREALAKQPDMELSPITTSPKILEAFREAQRLNESPKGK